From Lewinellaceae bacterium:
CTGCTCAACATCGACGTCGTTTAAGAGCGCTCCGCCGCCAATCAAAACAGAAGATTCGAGGTCTTCACCGTCCTGGTCAACATCTACGGTGTTGAAGCCGGCAAAGCCGCCAACAGCTACCTCAGATTCGTTGTCTTCGCCATCCTGCTCGACATTTACTTCGTTGCCTTCAGCTACTAAGCCGACAGCTACTAGCGATTCGTTGTCTTCGCCGCTTTGGTCAACATTTACTTCGTTGCCTTCGACAAAGTTGCCCGCAAAAGCGCCAACAAGAACCGTAGATTCGTTGTCTTCGCCATCCTGGTCGACGGTTATTTCGTTGTCGTAAGCTGTTAAACCAACGCCTACTTCCGAGAGGTTGTCTTCGCCAGCCTGTTCGACATCTACCGAGTTGCCCTCAGCATCTATAGCGATAGTGACATAAGACTCGTTGCCTTCGCCACTCTGGTCTACATCTACAGAGTTGTAATCGCCATCGAAGATATCTACTTCGGAATAATTCTCTTCACCATCCTGTTCGACGCTTACTTCGTTGTCGCTGCCATCTTCAATGCCGACATAGCTTTCCAGGTCTTCGCCTTCCTGCCTTACCGACACTTCGTTGTCGTCGGAATCGTCCGTAATGGAAACACCGGAAATGTTCAGCTCGTTGCCGTCGAGGGTTTGCTTGACCTTCACCTCGTTGTCGTCGCTACCATTGGAGATGTAAACATCCGACTGGTTGTCCTGAGCCATAGTAGCGCCAACTACAAAGAGAAACGCTGCGAATAGTAATACAATTTTTTTCATGGTCGTAAAAAGTTTAGATTATGAAATGATATTAATTGGTTACGTTTTACATCAGATTCGGTTACGGGAAATAAATTGACGCCCGTCCTCCCTGAAAAAAATCTGTAAATTTGTGTGTAGCCTGATACTGAAGAGCCTGAAAAGAAGGAAGCTGAAAGCTAATGTCATCGAAAAATGGCCCGACTTTCTCATTCAAAAAATCCACTTATTTCAACAAAATGGCAAATGAGTTTTTCAATTGGGTTTCGTAAGTTTTCGTGCTTGTTTATTCGACAACTTGAATTTCACATGGGCAAATATATAACATAACAGCCAAACTATCCTAATTAATTGACCGGTTATTCTGCCATTTTTCAAAAATGGGGATGAAGGTCGTTATACAGTAAAAGATACCATGAAAAAACCACTTTGTTTCGCTTTCTTGTTAACGTTGTGTTTCACCTTAGCCGCTCAGAATACCGAAGGCTTTGAAGAATGGGAGTACGTAGGGGAATGGGAAGTGCCCGTCGGTTGGGAGGTCAACAACACCTTCGAGGTTTACCCCTGTTCCGTAAAAGAAGAGGAGGCCTTTTCCGGTCAGTACGCCTTGCGGCTGAGAAGTTACGGCCCTTCCTTCGAAGGTTATGCTTCCGGGCTGGCTATGCGAAAATTTTTTATCACCCCCGATGAGGCCTTGCTCGCCCTGGAAGTGAAGGCCGACTCGCTGCTGCCCGGTGGGTTCGCTGCCATCCGGGTGTACAGCAAGGCCGACAATTACAGCACACCGATTGGCAACTGGCAGTCTGAGGAATTGACTGATGATTATGAACACCTTGAACTGCAACTCGAAACGGGCAGCCTGCCGGATTCGGTGCTGGTTGTCATAGAGAGTGGCACTACGCTCGGCCCGTTGGGTTACGAAGGCTACGCCGAGATGGTGGTGGACCAGTTGGCTTTTGTACGCAACGTCTCTGCCCAAGAGGCAACCATCCGGAACAGGGCGGCCCGGATATTTCCAATGCCGGTTCGGGAGCAGGCCACCGTAGAACTCCTGGAGTGGGTAGGGGCGCAGGAGATTCAACTGGAACTTTGGGATGTCCATGGCCGCCTTGTTTTACTCGCCAGAGGCCAGGCTCCTGCGTTTACTTTTGAACGCAACGGCCTGCCTGGTGGGCTGTATGCCTACCGGCTTTGGGCTGGGGGGGAGATAGTGCAGGTAGGGAGGATGGTGATGCTGTAGGGTTAATTTAACGCGAGGTTTGAGGTTAAAGCTGAGGTTAAGGTCAGGGAGCAACGGCATACTGGCCTGCTGTATAAGGAATACGGCTGGCACCAATACCGGGAATACACCGGCGAAACTTACCAGGAATTGGTAAAAGAAGAACTGGTGACCTTCCACAATTACAAGGAGCGCCAGGTCAAGCTGAATTACTACAGCATCCCGTTCCGCCTGTTGTACCGCCTGCCCTGTAATTGTGTGTATTTTCAATGGCCGACTTCACCAATTTTGGCAGCGACGCTTCAGAAGAAGGTACTTTCCGGACGAGAGAGGGCCCCGAAACCTTCAATTTCAATCGCACCGAGGGCCTCAAGCCGCTCAACCTTACGTACGAGCTGGCGGTTGGATTTAAGCTTCATTTCAATGAAACGGTATCCCGGGAATCTTCGAAGTGTATCGCAACGGCAAGGTGGCCCTGGCCAATGCGCCGGGCACCGGCGTGGCCGACGACAAGGTGGTTTACGCCTACGTGCCGCGCATCATCGAATATTACCTGAAACAGGAAGCCATTATTCCCAATGTGCACACCTATATATGTGAAGAAGCGGAAAGCCGGAAGTACGTGTTGGAAAACATAGAACAACTCGTCGTGAAATATGTACCGGCAGGCCTTCCGGGTGTTGCGGCCGGAAGACATCATCGACTTTCTGGTCCTCGACCGCAGTTTCCCCCGCTCCATTTACTACTGCCTTTTCCAGTCGGAGCAGTCCCTGGCCGCTATTTCCGGCGGAGAAACCAAAGGCAACAAAGCAATCAAGGTGGCGGGCAAACTCCGCTCCGAACTGGAATTCACCGATGCCGCCGAGATCATCGCTTCCGGCCTGCACGAGTACATGGACAATTTTCAGCAGCGGAACAATGAAATTGGAGAAGCCATTTATGAGACCTACTTTGCCTTAAAACCTGTGGAGCCGTTCAATGGAAATGGGGGCTTCCAGCACCAAAGCTAACAGACCCAATATCGTGTCAACAAAACTAAACATCTACCACCGCCTGCACTATCAGTACGACGCGCCTGTTTTGCTGGGCCCCCAGCGCCTGAACCTACAGCCGCGCCTGGCCCTGCACCAGCGGCTGCTCGATTATCAGCTGGATATCTCTCCCCTGCCAACCGGCCTTTATACAGAACTGGACGCGGAAGGCAACCCCAGCCAATGGGCCTATTTCAACGGCCCTGCGGATCAATTGGAAGTAGTACTGAACATGACGGTCGATTGCCAGCCTTTCGACCCCTACCATTTTCTCATTTATCCTTTCGAAGCCGCCCGGCTGCCTTTTGCTTATTCCAGGCTACTGGAACAGCTGCTTTCTATGTATAAAGAGCAGGCGCCGCCCGAGCCGGCCGTGGCGGATTGGGCCGCTGCCCTGCTCTCGGAGGCCGGAGGAGAAACGGTTCCCTTCCTTATGCTGCTGTGTCAACGGCTTCGGGAAGAGTTCTCCTATTTGCTTCGGGAAGAAGGCCCTCCCCACGACCCAGCCTACACCTTCCACTCCCGCCGGGGCTCCTGCCGGGACCTCAGCACCCTGATGATCGCCGCCTGCCGGTCGGTGGGCCTGGCTGCCCGCTTTGTCAGCGGGTACGCCTGGATGGAGGAAGAGGATGTGAAAAATGAGCTCCACGCCTGGGTGGAAGTGTATCTGCCGGGCGCCGGCTGGCGGGGCTTCGACCCTACGCAGGGTAGCGCTGTCACGGACCGGCATTTAGCCATGGCGGCCTCTGCTTATCCGGAGCGTACGGCGCCGGTGAGCGGGGGGTACGGGGGAACGGCGGCTTCCCGGCTGGAGACGGAGGTGGCGCTGGGGTAAGGATGGCTAAATTGCTGGATGGCTAAATTGCTGGATGGTTAAATTGCTGGCTTTGAGGGGGGCAGAATAACCATCCAACCAGGCACAGCATGCGCTAACCATCCAACCATCCAACCATCCAACCAGGCACAGCGTGCGCTAACCATCCAACCATCCAACAATTTCAACCATCTTCTTACCTCCCCATGTGCACCAGCAACACCGAAATATCCGCCGGCGAGACGCCGCTGATGCGGCTGGCCTGCCCCACCGTGCGCGGCTTGATTTGGGAGAGTTTCTCGCGGGCTTCCTTGGAAAGGGAGGACAACTGCTGGTAGTCGAAGGTATCGCTGAGGCGGACGGACTCCAGGCGGTTCATCTTGTCGACGCGCTCTTGTTCGCGCTCTATGTAGCCCTCGTATTTCATGTTGATCTCCGCCAGGTTGACGAACTCCGGCTCGTAACCCTCCAGGAATTCGTCGAGGGCAGGCAGCGCCCGGCGCAGGCCGGCCGTATCGATATGCGGGCGCAGCAAGATGCCCTGCAGCTTGACCTTCTGGCTGAGGGGGGTGGACCCTTGTTCTTCAAGATAGCCGTTGACCTGCCCCGGCTCCACGCTGTACTCCCGGAAGAACTTTTCGATAGCCCGGGCGGCGTCCTCTTTGGCAGCAACGCGAACCATTCGTTCGTCGGCGCCGCGGATGCCCAGCTTTTGGGCGAGGGGTGTCAGGCGCAGGTCGGCATTGTCCTGGCGCAACAGGATGCGGTATTCGGCGCGGGAGGTGAACATGCGGTAAGGCTCTTTGGTGCCTTTATTGACCAGGTCGTCGATCAGTACGCCGATGTAAGCCTCGGAGCGTTTCAGGATGAAGGGTTCCTCCTCTTTGACGGCCAGGTGGGCGTTGATGCCCGCCATCAGGCCCTGGCAGCCCGCTTCTTCATAGCCGGTGGTGCCGTTGATCTGTCCGGCGAAGAAGAGGTTTTTGACCAGGTGAGTCTCCAGTGAGGTTTTCAGCTGGGTGGGCGGAAAGAAGTCGTACTCGATGGCGTAACCGGGGCGGAACATTTTCATGTTCTCGAACCCCCGTACCATGCGCAAGGCCTTATACTGCACATCTTCCGGCAGGGAAGAGGAAAAGCCGTTGACGTAGATTTCGCAGGTATCCCAGCCTTCCGGCTCGACGAAGAGCTGGTGGCGGTCCTTATCGGCAAAGCGGTCGATCTTGTCTTCGATGGAGGGGCAGTAGCGCGGCCCCAGCCCCTGGATGCGCCCGTTGAACATGGGCGAGCGGCCGAAGCCGGCGCGCAGGATGTCGTGTACTTCCTGGCTGGTATAAGCGATGTGGCAGGGCAGTTGCTTTTCCAGTTTGGGCGTATCGGTGTAAGAGAATTTGCCGGGGTCTTCGTCGCCGGGTTGCACTTCCATAACGCTCCAGTCGAGGGTGCGGCCGTCGACGCGGGGCGGGGTGCCCGTCTTCATGCGCCCGGCTTCAAAGCCCAGCTCGACGAGCTGCTCGGTGATGCCTTTGGATGCTTTTTCGCCGGCGCGCCCTCCGCCGAACTGCTTTTCGCCGATGTGGATGATGCCGTTGAGGAAAGTACCGTTGGTGAGCACCACCGCTTTGGCGGGAATTTCGATCCCCATGCCGGTGCGAACGCCTTTGGCCACGCCGTTTTTCACTACGATTCCCGTGACCATCTCCTGCCAGAAATCGATATTGGGGTGCTCCTCCAGCATATTCCTCCACTTGCGGGCGAAGAGCATCCGGTCGCTCTGAGCGCGCGGGCTCCACATGGCCGGCCCTTTGGAGCGGTTCAGCATGCGGAACTGCACCATGGTGTGGTCGGTCACGATGCCGGAGTACCCTCCCAGGGCGTCGATCTCGCGCACGATCTGCCCCTTGGCCACTCCGCCCATGGCCGGATTGCACGACATCTGGGCGATGGTGTTCATGTTCATCGTCGCCAGCATCACCCGGGAGCCCCTATTGGCGGCGGCAACGGCTGCCTCGCAACCGGAGTGGCCGGCGCCTACTACTATCACATCGTATCGAGGAAACATATTTTTTATTTCTCTTTTGCAAGTTCCAGGATCATGTTTTCCAAAGCTTTACTAAACCTGAAATTGGTTAATTTGATCTTGGCAATAATTTCTTTTACAGATTTAATGTGTCCTTCTGATTTTGCTTCGACTAACAAGCCGAGGGTTCCTGTTATTTTTATTCCAAGTGATTCGGCAACTTTCCTCCCCTTTAACTCGTCAATGACCAACAAGCATCCTGGGTTTTCAGAAGCCAATTGAATAGCTGTAGCCTCGCCCAAGCCCAATTTCGCATCAAGGATCGGGTTAGAAACCCCCTCAGTAATAGTTTTAGATTTGATAAATGAAGGGAGGGGATTGCCATATTCCTCAACTACTTCTGGAGTAACAACGACTTCCGAAAACAAAGATCTTAACAATTCTAAATGGCCAATTTTATCGAGAAGAATAAGGCAACTTGTGTCAGCGATTACGACTTCTGACATTTTCCAGGTCCTTTATTAGTTCTTCCGGAGAATAGTTAAATAAGGAAACACCATAGTCTCCAATCATTTCCATAAATTCTCTCTTGCTCATTTCCACCATCTCAGCAGCCTGAGCAAGGGATAAAATACCTACCTCAAACAATCTGGATACCAGATATATTTTAGCTTCTTGTTCGTCCAATTCGACGGAATCCGGCAGATCGATGGTTATGGTTTTCATCTTCGATAATTATCGTACAAAGATACAGAAAATCCTCACACCCTATATATGTTTGAAGCTCAACACTCCAGCCTCATAAATCGTTCATTGCCAGTAACCGGTAACCTTGAACGGCTATCCGTCTAAGACCGGACAGTGATGGCCGGGGTTGTGTACGGTGTACGGACACGGCGGGAACCTTTGAGTGTACGGTGTACGAGGCTGTCCGGTCTTAAAAGGGTAGCCCCTTGAACGAACAATAGAATATCCTTCCAGGTTCCTAACTGCTGTTCGGTAGTTCGGTATTCGGTATTCGCTTGCTGTCGAACTCAGGCTAATGGCTCTTCCACTTAATATTACACCCCGCACTCGGATACTGCTCCTCCGCTACCGGCGCTCCGGCCAGCACGGCATCGAGGGCGGCGCGCAGGTCCTTTCCGGTGAGGGGAATGCCGCTGCCGGGGCGGGAGCCGTCGAGGCGGCCGCGGTAGGCCAGGTTCCGTTCGCTGTCAAAAACGTAAAAATCCGGCGTACAGGCAGCGTCGTAGGCGCGGGCGGCGTCCTGGCTTTCATCATAAAGATAGGGGAAAGGATAGCCTACCCGGGCGGCCTGTTTTTTCATTTCCCTGGGCCCGTCCTGGGGGTATTTATTCACGTCATTGGAACTGATGGCGACGAAGCGGACGCCTTTTTCCTGGTATTCTGTGGCCAGGCGCACGATTTCCGGGTTGACGTGGATCACGTAGGGGCAGTGGTTGCAGAGGAACATGACCACCGTTGCCTTGTCCGGCTGGATATCGGAAAGGCTGATGGTTTTGCCGGAAACGGTGTCGGGCAAAGTGAAATCAGGAGCTTTGGTTCCCAGGGTAAGCATATTGGATTCTGTAAGTGCCATGGTTCAATGTTTAAAAATGTGTAAACGTGTAAATGTGTGAAGGCGAGGAAATACCGGAAAGCCGGAAATACAGTAGAAATGCATTGAAATGCGCTTTGGGCCTTACCTTTCAATTCTAAGATTTACAGCCCGCCTGCCCATACCCATACGAGCCCGTAGTGGCCAGGCCGATATGGCATCTGCCTGTCGAGCCGGCAGGGATTAACAGGATACCGGCATTTCCTTGCGGAATTTTTTAGAATAAAGTCTAATGTATTTCCAGGTATTTCGGAATATTTCCAAGCGACCCTGGTTCTTATCTGATCAAAACCGGCGTGCTTCCCAGTATTTTTTCAGTACTCCTCACACTTATCCAATACAGGCCGGCGGGCAAATTGTTTAGTGGAAGGCGGGCCTGTTGGGGGCCTGCGGGCCAGAGGCGGGCGGGGAGCAGTTGTCGTTCCCTGCCCAGGGCGTCTGTGAGGTGAATGCTGGCCTGCAGGGGCTCTTCCAGGGAGAAGGAAAGCGTGGTTTCTTCCTTTGCCGGGTTGGGCGCGGCCCTGGGAGTTTTCAGCATAGGGTTCAAGGCCGTGGCGCCGGTAGAAACCTGAGGCGTCAGCAAGCCGTCGCGGGTATTGCTGCCTTTGTAGGTGCTCCACAGTACGCGCTCGGGGCTGTAGGGTACATTGAGGTTGTAGGCGTGGAGGTAGACAGAGTCGGGAGCCTCGCCCCCGTTGAGGGTATAACCTAATGCTATCAGGTCCATCAGGTTGTCGCCATTGACATCGCCCAGGGCGGCGCCGTTCAAATGGTTCCAGCCCAGGGGGCGAATGGGAAAGCCTTCCACCGGAGTTGTGCCGTCGAGTTCGTAAGCACACAGAAAGCCTCTTCTGCTGAGGGAATCAAATGAATTGGTGGGAAAAACGAGCTCGAAGGCGCCATCCCCGTCCACATCGCCAACGCTTATTATGCCTTCGGAGCCGAGGAGCTGGTTGATGGGGAAGCCTTCCTTGACGTTGCCGCCGACATCCCAGGCCCAGAGCATATCCAGCGGAGTATCGCCAGTCTGGGGGCGGCTCATAAAAATCCAGTCCTCCCCTTCGATCTCCACCACCGTAGGG
This genomic window contains:
- a CDS encoding alpha-E domain-containing protein, coding for MYRQAFRVLRPEDIIDFLVLDRSFPRSIYYCLFQSEQSLAAISGGETKGNKAIKVAGKLRSELEFTDAAEIIASGLHEYMDNFQQRNNEIGEAIYETYFALKPVEPFNGNGGFQHQS
- a CDS encoding transglutaminase family protein, with amino-acid sequence MSTKLNIYHRLHYQYDAPVLLGPQRLNLQPRLALHQRLLDYQLDISPLPTGLYTELDAEGNPSQWAYFNGPADQLEVVLNMTVDCQPFDPYHFLIYPFEAARLPFAYSRLLEQLLSMYKEQAPPEPAVADWAAALLSEAGGETVPFLMLLCQRLREEFSYLLREEGPPHDPAYTFHSRRGSCRDLSTLMIAACRSVGLAARFVSGYAWMEEEDVKNELHAWVEVYLPGAGWRGFDPTQGSAVTDRHLAMAASAYPERTAPVSGGYGGTAASRLETEVALG
- the mnmG gene encoding tRNA uridine-5-carboxymethylaminomethyl(34) synthesis enzyme MnmG → MFPRYDVIVVGAGHSGCEAAVAAANRGSRVMLATMNMNTIAQMSCNPAMGGVAKGQIVREIDALGGYSGIVTDHTMVQFRMLNRSKGPAMWSPRAQSDRMLFARKWRNMLEEHPNIDFWQEMVTGIVVKNGVAKGVRTGMGIEIPAKAVVLTNGTFLNGIIHIGEKQFGGGRAGEKASKGITEQLVELGFEAGRMKTGTPPRVDGRTLDWSVMEVQPGDEDPGKFSYTDTPKLEKQLPCHIAYTSQEVHDILRAGFGRSPMFNGRIQGLGPRYCPSIEDKIDRFADKDRHQLFVEPEGWDTCEIYVNGFSSSLPEDVQYKALRMVRGFENMKMFRPGYAIEYDFFPPTQLKTSLETHLVKNLFFAGQINGTTGYEEAGCQGLMAGINAHLAVKEEEPFILKRSEAYIGVLIDDLVNKGTKEPYRMFTSRAEYRILLRQDNADLRLTPLAQKLGIRGADERMVRVAAKEDAARAIEKFFREYSVEPGQVNGYLEEQGSTPLSQKVKLQGILLRPHIDTAGLRRALPALDEFLEGYEPEFVNLAEINMKYEGYIEREQERVDKMNRLESVRLSDTFDYQQLSSLSKEAREKLSQIKPRTVGQASRISGVSPADISVLLVHMGR
- a CDS encoding DUF3368 domain-containing protein is translated as MSEVVIADTSCLILLDKIGHLELLRSLFSEVVVTPEVVEEYGNPLPSFIKSKTITEGVSNPILDAKLGLGEATAIQLASENPGCLLVIDELKGRKVAESLGIKITGTLGLLVEAKSEGHIKSVKEIIAKIKLTNFRFSKALENMILELAKEK
- a CDS encoding UPF0175 family protein; translation: MKTITIDLPDSVELDEQEAKIYLVSRLFEVGILSLAQAAEMVEMSKREFMEMIGDYGVSLFNYSPEELIKDLENVRSRNR
- a CDS encoding thioredoxin family protein is translated as MALTESNMLTLGTKAPDFTLPDTVSGKTISLSDIQPDKATVVMFLCNHCPYVIHVNPEIVRLATEYQEKGVRFVAISSNDVNKYPQDGPREMKKQAARVGYPFPYLYDESQDAARAYDAACTPDFYVFDSERNLAYRGRLDGSRPGSGIPLTGKDLRAALDAVLAGAPVAEEQYPSAGCNIKWKSH